A window of the Candidatus Methylacidiphilales bacterium genome harbors these coding sequences:
- a CDS encoding ATP-binding protein — protein MPISFHVATGMHDMTTKNSFTIGKVIGGNLNTGLIVRVDENIAIEELTSGNYFKIIGRDGYVFYGIAENIKLSDMDKKIYRRVNTIPLDMLNFYRGTSVYGLLTIKPILMETPMGEIKNTTSIPSHFSSVEIAGQDDIKRIFSNNSDCAYKIGNLIGNPDLNIYIDLKKITERSTAVFGKSGSGKTFFVLPLIAEIISRKVCSVLIFDMHNDYAYVLKGDKENYKGLKNLEKCSDKVKVISLDPMFSKRINHVPDAYLNIFYDQILPEDIEPLSSLIALTDVQINTIYSLYRNLESSWFPHIIVDNPSPEINKLLSTRKLSDATYHALNRNLSRFGQYKFITSRWGFELADNEKTTSIEEICNDLARGYSIVIEFGRYSNDLLAYLFVSNFISRRIHQKYVQLKELYEGGTSAEPKPLIIVVEEAHKFLEKDIADYTVFGTIAREMRKYNVTLLLIDQRPSSIDDEVMSQISTRIVYSLTDENDINAVLTGTADSNYMKNIITSLSTKKQAVIFGYAVPAPLPIDVVEYNEKIVDYSLSYSA, from the coding sequence ATGCCCATTTCATTTCATGTAGCGACTGGAATGCATGACATGACAACTAAAAATTCTTTTACCATCGGCAAGGTCATTGGCGGAAATTTAAACACAGGGTTAATTGTTCGAGTTGATGAAAATATAGCCATTGAAGAACTTACGAGTGGCAATTATTTTAAAATAATCGGGCGGGATGGTTATGTATTTTATGGCATAGCTGAAAATATAAAGCTTTCAGATATGGATAAAAAAATTTATCGCCGTGTCAATACGATTCCCTTAGATATGTTAAATTTCTACAGAGGCACGTCCGTATACGGTTTATTAACCATCAAGCCTATACTTATGGAAACACCAATGGGAGAGATAAAAAATACAACCAGCATACCCTCACACTTTTCAAGCGTTGAAATAGCAGGACAAGACGATATAAAAAGAATATTTAGTAATAATTCTGATTGTGCATATAAAATAGGGAATTTAATTGGTAATCCTGATTTGAATATATACATTGACTTGAAAAAAATAACTGAAAGAAGCACTGCCGTATTCGGCAAAAGCGGTAGCGGTAAAACATTTTTCGTATTGCCTTTAATTGCTGAAATTATCTCAAGAAAAGTATGTAGTGTATTGATTTTTGATATGCATAACGATTATGCCTATGTCCTAAAAGGTGATAAAGAGAATTATAAGGGACTAAAAAATTTAGAGAAGTGTAGTGATAAGGTAAAAGTAATTAGTTTAGACCCGATGTTTTCCAAGAGAATTAATCACGTTCCAGACGCATATCTTAATATTTTCTATGACCAAATATTGCCCGAAGATATAGAACCGCTTAGTTCTTTAATTGCATTAACCGACGTACAGATAAATACCATTTACTCATTGTACAGAAATCTTGAATCATCGTGGTTTCCTCATATCATAGTGGATAATCCATCGCCAGAAATAAATAAATTATTGTCCACTAGAAAATTATCTGATGCCACTTATCACGCATTAAATCGCAATTTAAGTAGATTTGGACAGTATAAGTTCATCACCTCTCGATGGGGTTTTGAATTGGCTGATAATGAAAAGACGACATCAATCGAAGAGATATGTAATGACCTGGCTAGGGGGTACTCCATTGTAATAGAATTCGGACGATATTCAAACGACTTATTAGCTTACCTCTTCGTATCTAATTTCATTTCCAGAAGAATTCATCAAAAATATGTTCAACTTAAAGAGCTTTACGAAGGCGGCACTTCAGCTGAGCCGAAGCCTTTGATCATTGTAGTAGAAGAAGCGCATAAGTTCTTGGAGAAAGATATCGCCGATTACACCGTTTTCGGCACTATAGCTAGAGAAATGCGAAAGTACAATGTAACCCTATTGCTGATAGATCAAAGACCAAGCAGCATCGATGATGAAGTGATGAGCCAAATTTCCACACGGATTGTATATTCGCTGACCGATGAAAATGATATAAACGCCGTTCTTACAGGCACTGCTGATTCTAATTACATGAAAAATATAATAACAAGTTTATCTACGAAAAAACAAGCCGTTATTTTTGGTTATGCAGTACCAGCGCCTTTACCCATCGATGTGGTTGAATATAACGAAAAAATAGTTGATTATTCGTTATCCTATAGCGCATAA